A part of Thermoanaerobaculia bacterium genomic DNA contains:
- a CDS encoding NAD(P)/FAD-dependent oxidoreductase: MTSSTVSGRAPADSARPHVVLIGGGFAGLAAARELAAAPVRLTIVDRRNHHLFQPLLYQVATAALNPSDIAAPIRSVVRARKNTTVLLGEVTSIDPSGRRLRVDGRDLGYDFLIVASGAGDSYFGHDEWRPHAPGLKTVDDALEIRRRVLLAFERAEWETNAAARRELLTFVVVGGGPTGVELAGALSEIARHSLVRDFRDIDPAQAAVVLVEAAERVLPGFPPELSAKAARQLESLGVTIRTGARVTKIDEEAVWLGTERIGARTALWAAGVAASPLGRSLGVPLDRQGRVRVEPDLSVPGHPEIFVAGDLAAVEQEGRPVPGLAPAAMQEGRHAARSIRRRIAGRPTIPFHYVDKGTLATIGRSAAVADIRGWKISGFFAWAAWLGIHIFFLIGFRNRLLVMFEWAWAYLTWQRGARLITGREADAGGTDRPPNG; the protein is encoded by the coding sequence GTGACGTCGTCGACCGTGTCCGGCCGCGCCCCCGCGGATTCCGCCCGCCCGCACGTCGTGCTGATCGGTGGAGGATTCGCGGGACTCGCGGCGGCGCGGGAGCTCGCGGCCGCTCCCGTGCGGCTCACGATCGTCGATCGCCGGAACCACCATCTCTTCCAGCCGCTCCTCTACCAGGTCGCGACCGCCGCGTTGAACCCGAGCGACATCGCCGCGCCGATCCGGAGCGTCGTGCGCGCCCGGAAGAACACGACGGTCCTTCTCGGCGAAGTGACGTCGATCGATCCCTCCGGCCGCAGGCTCCGCGTCGACGGGCGCGATCTCGGCTACGACTTCCTGATCGTGGCGTCGGGAGCGGGAGACTCGTACTTCGGCCACGACGAATGGCGTCCCCACGCGCCGGGGTTGAAGACGGTGGACGATGCGCTCGAAATCCGGCGGCGCGTCCTCCTGGCGTTCGAGCGCGCGGAGTGGGAGACGAATGCCGCCGCCCGCCGGGAGCTCCTCACGTTCGTCGTCGTCGGAGGAGGTCCGACCGGCGTCGAGCTCGCCGGGGCGCTCTCGGAAATCGCCCGCCACTCGCTCGTTCGCGACTTCCGCGACATCGACCCGGCGCAGGCCGCCGTCGTCCTCGTCGAGGCCGCGGAGCGCGTCCTTCCCGGTTTTCCGCCCGAGCTCTCGGCGAAGGCGGCGCGGCAGCTGGAATCCCTCGGGGTGACGATCCGCACGGGAGCCCGCGTGACGAAGATCGACGAGGAGGCCGTCTGGCTCGGAACGGAGCGGATCGGCGCTCGCACCGCGCTCTGGGCCGCCGGAGTCGCCGCCTCGCCGCTCGGAAGATCGCTCGGCGTTCCGCTCGACCGGCAGGGACGCGTCCGGGTCGAGCCCGACCTCTCCGTTCCGGGGCACCCCGAGATCTTCGTTGCGGGAGACCTCGCCGCGGTCGAGCAGGAGGGCCGCCCCGTTCCCGGCCTCGCTCCCGCGGCCATGCAGGAGGGGCGCCACGCGGCCCGCTCGATCCGCCGCCGGATCGCCGGAAGGCCGACGATCCCGTTCCACTATGTCGACAAGGGGACGCTGGCCACGATCGGCAGGAGCGCGGCCGTGGCGGACATCCGCGGGTGGAAGATCTCGGGGTTCTTCGCGTGGGCGGCCTGGCTCGGGATCCACATCTTCTTCCTGATCGGATTCCGGAACCGGCTCCTGGTCATGTTCGAGTGGGCGTGGGCCTACCTCACGTGGCAGCGCGGCGCGCGGCTGATCACGGGGCGCGAGGCGGACGCCGGCGGGACGGATCGCCCGCCGAACGGCTGA
- a CDS encoding TolC family protein: MMPLLCALLLAAASPAPLTLDDAIRLAHEANAKLPQAALERDSAEEKIREARAERWMKVAIDGDFLYAPPGGYDPVVTNAGEARLQLTAKQPLLDGGARRAAISKAGADRDAATARYRVAEKDLDVEVTSRFAELVEAGDEAEARRGGIERLSRYRTTLESRKASGQGVAADLLKTDVRLASDEADAIDADARAEEARTELNVLMGRAPEAPLTVVAPPIPAAAPAASGPPPASPEVREA; this comes from the coding sequence ATGATGCCGCTCCTGTGCGCCCTGCTCCTCGCCGCGGCTTCTCCCGCGCCCCTGACGCTCGACGACGCGATCCGGCTCGCGCACGAGGCCAACGCGAAGCTCCCCCAGGCCGCTCTGGAGCGGGACTCCGCCGAGGAGAAGATCCGGGAGGCGCGGGCGGAACGGTGGATGAAGGTCGCGATCGACGGAGATTTCCTGTACGCCCCGCCGGGCGGATACGACCCGGTCGTGACGAACGCCGGCGAGGCCCGCCTGCAGCTCACGGCGAAGCAACCGCTCCTCGACGGCGGCGCCCGCCGGGCGGCGATCTCGAAGGCGGGCGCGGACCGGGACGCGGCGACCGCCCGCTACCGGGTGGCCGAGAAGGATCTCGACGTCGAGGTGACGAGCCGGTTCGCCGAGCTCGTCGAGGCGGGCGACGAAGCGGAGGCGCGCCGCGGCGGGATCGAAAGGCTGAGTCGATACCGGACGACGCTCGAGAGCCGGAAGGCGTCGGGGCAGGGCGTCGCCGCGGACCTGCTCAAGACCGACGTCCGGCTCGCGTCGGACGAGGCGGACGCCATCGACGCCGACGCGCGCGCGGAGGAAGCGCGAACGGAGCTGAACGTGCTCATGGGCCGCGCTCCGGAGGCGCCGCTGACGGTGGTCGCTCCGCCGATTCCGGCGGCCGCTCCCGCCGCGTCCGGGCCGCCGCCCGCATCGCCCGAAGTCCGCGAGGCCTAG
- a CDS encoding HlyD family efflux transporter periplasmic adaptor subunit produces MTFRARLSTLLLAAILASGCGGSATDPKKEQSSAPGPATPVRVAPVEKATLAEIVSAPGKITAMSQEKVRAPFAGTLVEFTVTDGDRVRRGQIVGSVVARDSEAALAGAREMEREAKSDAERRDAARAVELARRNLVRAPLAVASDGIVVSHAASAGDRVSEDEEILSIAETKSLVVLADVPQAQLPKIRAGEAVQIEIPGRPPAGGRVHGILAESGPSDLTAPVRIDLDAAPGMAVGLFATARITVAERRDVPSVPDAAVVRDDVTGASRVAVAGADGKAHWIAVTPGIAQNGRTEIAAPPLDPAIRVIVSGQAGLPEGTPVAPSR; encoded by the coding sequence ATGACCTTCCGAGCGCGCCTTTCGACGCTCCTCCTGGCGGCGATCCTCGCGTCCGGGTGCGGCGGGAGCGCGACGGACCCGAAGAAGGAGCAGTCCTCCGCCCCCGGGCCGGCGACGCCCGTCCGCGTCGCTCCGGTCGAGAAAGCGACGCTCGCCGAGATCGTCTCCGCTCCCGGCAAGATCACCGCGATGTCGCAGGAGAAGGTCCGCGCCCCGTTTGCCGGCACGCTCGTCGAGTTCACCGTCACGGACGGCGACCGCGTGCGCCGCGGCCAGATCGTGGGGAGCGTGGTCGCGCGGGACAGCGAAGCGGCGCTCGCGGGAGCCCGCGAGATGGAGCGGGAGGCGAAGTCCGACGCCGAGCGGCGTGACGCCGCCCGCGCCGTCGAGCTCGCGCGGCGGAACCTCGTCCGGGCGCCTCTGGCCGTCGCGTCCGACGGGATCGTGGTCTCTCACGCCGCGAGCGCTGGCGACCGGGTTTCCGAGGACGAGGAGATCCTGTCGATCGCCGAGACGAAGTCTCTCGTGGTCCTCGCGGACGTCCCGCAGGCGCAACTCCCGAAGATCCGCGCCGGCGAGGCGGTGCAGATCGAGATCCCCGGGCGTCCGCCGGCCGGCGGGAGAGTGCACGGCATCCTCGCGGAATCCGGCCCTTCGGATCTGACGGCGCCGGTACGCATCGATCTCGACGCCGCGCCGGGAATGGCCGTCGGCCTGTTCGCGACCGCGCGGATCACGGTCGCCGAGCGGCGCGACGTCCCGTCCGTGCCGGACGCCGCCGTCGTCCGGGACGACGTGACCGGAGCGTCGCGCGTCGCCGTCGCGGGAGCCGACGGGAAGGCGCACTGGATCGCCGTGACGCCCGGGATCGCGCAGAACGGCCGTACGGAGATCGCCGCCCCCCCGCTCGATCCCGCGATTCGCGTGATCGTCTCGGGGCAGGCGGGTCTCCCCGAGGGCACTCCGGTGGCGCCGTCGCGATGA